A stretch of the Drosophila sulfurigaster albostrigata strain 15112-1811.04 chromosome 2L, ASM2355843v2, whole genome shotgun sequence genome encodes the following:
- the LOC133850441 gene encoding uncharacterized protein LOC133850441: MARPVSGICNPLYQRMSGETFCGVCSEEVEYPAQLLTTSCNHYFHHICFSTATENDEVCPSCKTALSKSMSLAEELSAAQSSEEQTLSKFKNKAVAQNLLITGSSNIAPTGMPELVQPNSDLAPVVPPMVSLQQSIAEDVATQHPQDLSKASEGGFHRLSVNSAAQVESYRVDSAPRQLSSARQRQHQSIEQLLWALRSSRQLAENVSPYCVAFGQHMILNGNTYPLLRNLELLENRTASFHRADSVDIIRQTAQQSIKRKHEEKEEQYNLRSREVDFRIGPEVDGRRFQQNNFEKGFNAPLALTLVKSRVKHKLGHTYYELGDTQGRFILKYHVKDLKTINRVARKFVQASITLWSDDHKV; encoded by the coding sequence atggccAGACCCGTTAGTGGAATTTGTAACCCGCTATATCAGAGAATGTCGGGAGAAACTTTCTGTGGTGTATGCTCAGAAGAAGTAGAGTATCCAGCTCAACTTCTAACAACGAGTTGCAATCACTATTTTCATCATATATGTTTCAGTACTGCGACTGAAAATGACGAGGTCTGCCCAAGTTGTAAGACTGCGTTAAGCAAATCCATGAGTTTGGCAGAAGAACTAAGTGCAGCTCAGAGTTCAGAAGAACAAACGCTATCAAAGTTCAAAAACAAGGCAGTAGCGCAAAATCTGTTAATCACAGGCTCTAGCAATATTGCACCGACTGGTATGCCCGAACTTGTTCAGCCGAATTCAGATCTAGCACCAGTTGTGCCACCAATGGTTAGTTTGCAGCAGAGTATTGCGGAGGACGTAGCAACCCAGCATCCGCAGGACTTGTCGAAAGCGAGTGAAGGTGGCTTTCACAGGTTGTCAGTTAATTCAGCGGCTCAAGTTGAAAGCTATAGAGTTGACTCTGCTCCTAGGCAATTGTCTTCAGCCAGGCAACGGCAGCATCAATCGATTGAGCAGCTTTTGTGGGCGTTACGATCCAGCAGGCAGTTAGCAGAAAATGTCAGTCCATATTGTGTTGCATTTGGACAACACATGATTCTTAATGGCAATACCTATCCACTTCTAAGAAATTTAGAACTTCTAGAAAACCGTACAGCTAGTTTTCATCGAGCGGATTCCGTTGATATAATAAGGCAAACGGCTCAACAGAGCATAAAACGGAAGCacgaagaaaaagaagagcaGTACAATCTTAGAAGTCGAGAAGTAGATTTTAGAATTGGTCCAGAAGTTGATGGGCGAAGgtttcaacaaaataattttgaaaaaggcTTTAATGCGCCTCTAGCTCTAACACTTGTGAAATCTCGCGTGAAGCATAAGTTGGGCCATACTTATTATGAGTTAGGAGATACCCAAGGGcgattcattttaaaatatcatgttaaagatttaaaaacaataaatcgGGTAGCCAGGAAATTCGTCCAAGCGAGTATCACTCTTTGGAGTGATGACCACAAAGTGTGA